In a single window of the Streptomyces sp. NBC_00285 genome:
- a CDS encoding DUF4229 domain-containing protein, translating into MLRYTLMRLGILVGCLVVVWGLVYSGIAPRGLGASNGMWIVLLSLLISAPISFVVLRKERDRASVKVVQRVDRMKANLEANRSQEDEAVDEAARAQGQAPQAS; encoded by the coding sequence ATGCTCCGCTACACGCTGATGCGCCTCGGGATCTTGGTGGGCTGCCTCGTGGTCGTCTGGGGCCTCGTCTACTCCGGCATCGCGCCCCGCGGCCTCGGCGCCTCCAACGGCATGTGGATCGTCCTGCTCTCGCTGCTGATCTCGGCCCCCATCAGCTTCGTGGTCCTCCGCAAGGAGCGTGACCGCGCCTCCGTCAAGGTCGTGCAGCGGGTCGACCGGATGAAGGCCAACCTGGAGGCGAACCGCAGCCAGGAGGACGAGGCGGTCGACGAGGCCGCCCGCGCGCAGGGCCAGGCCCCGCAGGCCTCCTGA
- a CDS encoding MaoC family dehydratase, translated as MHSDDMRAEDACDDSTRDEGAGVSGPGRRGPRPGGLPVVLARPPSLAPLLAAGALRSPFKRPSATADCPRTRLVLPRLRVDLARLAAYERVCGFPTGEDALPVTYPHVLGFPLTMRLMSARDFPLPLLGLVHTSVEITRYRELAATGEYELTVYVDGLAPHRRGTEATVVTELRAGEDVVWESVSTYLARHRTETGAGAGDGGQEQPRERHGPLPGVDEWRLAGDIGRRYAAASGDRNPIHLYPLTARLFGFPRAIAHGMWTAARCLAAHGTPQAVLIRAEFRAPVLLPGTVTYASDGERFELCGGDRVHVSGGVYPFRPR; from the coding sequence ATGCACTCCGACGACATGCGGGCCGAGGACGCGTGCGACGACAGCACGCGGGACGAGGGTGCGGGTGTCTCCGGTCCGGGGCGCCGTGGCCCGCGGCCGGGTGGTCTGCCGGTCGTGCTCGCCCGGCCTCCCTCCCTCGCCCCCCTCCTCGCCGCGGGCGCCCTGCGGTCCCCCTTCAAACGGCCCTCCGCCACCGCGGACTGTCCCCGGACCCGGCTGGTGCTGCCCCGGCTGCGGGTCGATCTGGCGCGGCTGGCCGCGTACGAGCGGGTGTGCGGGTTCCCGACCGGGGAGGACGCGCTGCCGGTGACGTATCCGCATGTGCTGGGCTTTCCGCTGACCATGCGGCTGATGAGCGCGCGGGACTTCCCGCTGCCGCTGCTCGGGCTCGTCCACACCTCGGTCGAGATCACCCGCTACCGGGAGCTGGCGGCGACCGGGGAGTACGAACTCACGGTGTACGTCGACGGGTTGGCACCGCACCGACGCGGTACGGAGGCCACCGTGGTCACCGAACTGCGGGCGGGCGAGGACGTCGTATGGGAGTCGGTCAGCACGTATCTGGCACGGCACCGCACGGAGACCGGGGCCGGGGCTGGGGACGGGGGCCAGGAGCAACCTCGTGAGAGGCACGGTCCGTTGCCCGGGGTCGACGAGTGGCGGCTGGCCGGGGACATCGGCAGGCGTTACGCCGCCGCGTCCGGCGACCGCAACCCGATCCACCTGTACCCGCTCACGGCCCGCCTCTTCGGCTTCCCGAGAGCCATCGCCCACGGCATGTGGACGGCGGCCCGCTGCCTGGCCGCCCACGGGACACCTCAAGCGGTGCTGATCCGGGCGGAGTTCAGGGCCCCGGTACTGCTGCCGGGGACAGTGACGTACGCGTCGGACGGGGAGCGGTTCGAACTGTGCGGCGGGGACCGCGTGCATGTGAGCGGGGGCGTGTATCCGTTCAGGCCACGGTGA
- a CDS encoding TetR/AcrR family transcriptional regulator — protein MGVVKSKRMPRAVREQQMLDAAVEIFGQRGYMAASMDEIAELAGVSKPLVYLYLNSKEDLFTACIRREAARLTEAVRTGVRTDLPADRQLWDGLLAFFTHTAQNPHGWSVLHLQARIHGEAFVAEVTAMREEIVAFVTHLIVVAAREAHRDPDLPEREVAGLGEALVGAAESLAAWANATPGVTAKQSAATLMNFAWAGLGNLMLGRPWTLQDTPEPPVTVA, from the coding sequence ATGGGTGTCGTGAAGAGCAAGCGGATGCCGCGTGCCGTGCGGGAACAGCAGATGCTGGACGCCGCTGTGGAGATCTTCGGGCAGCGTGGGTACATGGCCGCCTCGATGGACGAGATCGCCGAACTCGCCGGTGTGTCCAAACCGTTGGTCTACCTGTACCTGAACTCCAAGGAAGACCTGTTCACCGCGTGCATCCGCCGGGAGGCGGCCAGGCTCACCGAGGCCGTCCGGACGGGCGTGCGGACCGATCTGCCCGCCGACCGTCAACTCTGGGACGGGCTGCTGGCGTTCTTCACGCACACCGCGCAGAACCCGCACGGCTGGTCCGTGCTGCACCTCCAGGCCCGTATCCACGGTGAGGCGTTCGTCGCCGAGGTGACCGCGATGCGGGAGGAGATCGTGGCGTTCGTGACCCATCTGATCGTGGTCGCCGCCCGCGAGGCACACCGTGACCCCGACCTGCCGGAGCGCGAGGTCGCCGGCCTCGGCGAGGCCCTCGTCGGCGCCGCCGAGTCCCTCGCCGCCTGGGCCAACGCCACCCCGGGCGTCACCGCGAAGCAGTCCGCCGCGACCCTCATGAACTTCGCCTGGGCCGGGCTGGGCAACCTGATGCTCGGCCGGCCATGGACCCTCCAGGACACCCCCGAGCCCCCGGTCACCGTGGCCTGA
- a CDS encoding GNAT family N-acetyltransferase: MPLTFTIDPAVGPELRDGILDLWTDVSNAGGAVGFVAPVEREAIRPELVKHLAAMADGRARLLVGHDEDGQVAAAAFLTFNTHRLMTHWVWLYRVMVHPRHQGLGYGRDLLAAAADEARTFEGIEAVRLTCRGGLGLERFYGSCGYKEVGRIPGAIRVAPGDDRDDVIMLLPLG, from the coding sequence ATGCCCCTTACGTTCACCATCGACCCGGCCGTGGGCCCCGAGCTCCGCGACGGGATCCTCGACCTGTGGACGGACGTGTCCAACGCGGGCGGTGCCGTCGGGTTCGTGGCGCCGGTGGAGCGGGAGGCGATCCGGCCCGAGCTGGTGAAGCACCTCGCGGCGATGGCGGACGGCCGCGCCCGGCTCCTGGTCGGCCACGACGAGGACGGGCAGGTCGCCGCGGCCGCGTTCCTCACCTTCAACACCCACCGTCTGATGACCCACTGGGTGTGGCTGTACAGGGTGATGGTGCACCCCCGCCATCAGGGCCTGGGCTACGGCCGCGACCTGCTGGCTGCGGCGGCCGACGAGGCCCGGACCTTCGAGGGCATCGAGGCGGTACGGCTCACCTGCCGCGGCGGACTCGGCCTGGAGCGTTTCTACGGCTCCTGCGGCTACAAGGAGGTCGGCCGCATCCCCGGCGCGATCCGTGTCGCTCCCGGTGACGACCGCGACGACGTCATCATGCTGCTGCCGTTGGGCTGA